In Terriglobia bacterium, the following are encoded in one genomic region:
- a CDS encoding glycosyl hydrolase produces the protein MVLFSLCLFAQTDANTSQGNAGSKKTATGKSKRQSGGKGEEKKAETQPTAAEKPAGTSDADQEETKGPWHGLTWRLIGPYRGGRVLAVSGVVGDQHTYYFGATGGGVWKTTDGGLTWRPLTDKVKDMAPSIGAIAVAPSDANVIYAGTGEACIRGDIINGNGVYKSMDAGKTWTYVGLKETRAIGRIAVNPKNPDIAYVAALGHVFGANPERGIYRTTDGGKTWTKVLFKDENSGGIDLSMDPTNPNVIFASLWQARRTPWGMDSGGPGSGLYRSTDGGTTWKHLTGHGLPDGILGRIGLAVAYSGNRVWALVEADKGGLFRSDDGGDSWTLTNSDRQYRQRAFYYTHVFADPRNADGVYVLNTGMYRSNDGGKTFRPIRVPHGDNHGLWIDPNDPNRMIESNDGGANVSTNGGASWTNQANQPTAQFYHVVTDNRFPYYLYGSQQDNSSVAIASAAPGGIDRTSWYSVGGGESGYIAPDPRDPEIVYAGSYGGEITRYDHRTEETKNVTPWPINPIGAAAADQKYRFQWTEPIVFSPHDPKTLYFAAQVLFKSTDEGVNWQIISPDLTRNDKSKQVASGGPITKDNTGVEVYDTIFSVVESPVQKDLIWAGSDDGLVHVTTDGGKNWANVTPKAMPEWGTVSMIEASIYNAGTAYVSVQRHKLDDVAPYIFKTTDFGKTWASITGGLPADAFVHAVREDKKRKDLLYAGTERGVFFSWDDGAHWETFQGNLPISPIYDLLVHGNDLLVATHGRAFWALDDLSPLQQYKPDMANEEVHLYTPSAANHTTFGGGFFGGGGDRGQNPPNGAVIYYSLKTALKKPGDKKPEEKKAESGARTAAATPAKESPTEGKEPGQTHPANAPVPPKTEAAGETIETTKASPITLEILDQKGQVIRKYPPKPQQPGAEPGEDEGFGRPAERGLPTEAGLNRFVWDMRYEGATKVPHSPLWSGSTDGPEAVPGKYQVRLTVNGKQYTAPLEIVPDPRLKVTQQDLEKQFDLLIKIRERVTQAHETVNQIRDIRAQITELNKRLDKQPQAKAVADAGKQLDKKMTEVEEVLIQTKAKSGQDVLNYPIRLNNYLVALGGVVESADSAPTQVSYEVFDMLSKQLDEQLAKWKQILGTDIPAFNEVVKKQEVPAIILAKPADR, from the coding sequence ATGGTCCTGTTTTCTCTGTGCTTGTTTGCGCAGACGGATGCCAATACATCGCAAGGCAATGCAGGAAGCAAGAAGACTGCAACCGGCAAGAGCAAAAGGCAGTCCGGCGGAAAGGGCGAGGAGAAAAAAGCTGAGACGCAGCCCACTGCCGCAGAGAAACCGGCGGGCACAAGCGATGCCGATCAGGAAGAAACAAAAGGTCCATGGCATGGTCTAACGTGGCGGCTGATTGGGCCATACCGCGGCGGACGCGTACTGGCGGTAAGCGGGGTGGTGGGTGACCAGCACACATATTATTTCGGCGCGACGGGCGGCGGTGTATGGAAGACCACTGACGGCGGACTGACGTGGCGTCCTTTGACGGACAAAGTAAAAGACATGGCGCCTTCTATCGGCGCGATTGCTGTTGCGCCTTCCGACGCAAACGTGATCTATGCCGGTACCGGCGAAGCGTGCATTCGCGGCGACATCATCAACGGGAATGGCGTTTATAAATCGATGGACGCGGGTAAAACCTGGACATATGTTGGCCTCAAAGAAACACGCGCGATCGGCCGTATCGCGGTGAATCCGAAGAATCCTGACATCGCTTATGTAGCTGCGCTGGGACATGTGTTTGGCGCGAACCCGGAACGCGGCATCTATCGCACAACCGACGGCGGCAAGACTTGGACCAAAGTCCTTTTTAAAGACGAAAACTCCGGCGGGATCGATCTCTCGATGGATCCCACGAACCCGAACGTGATTTTTGCTTCACTGTGGCAGGCGCGGCGCACACCGTGGGGCATGGACAGCGGCGGGCCGGGCAGCGGACTATATCGCAGCACTGATGGCGGCACAACGTGGAAACATCTTACCGGCCACGGGCTGCCGGATGGAATTCTCGGACGCATTGGGCTGGCTGTGGCTTACAGCGGCAATCGCGTTTGGGCGCTGGTGGAAGCCGATAAAGGCGGTCTCTTCCGTTCTGACGATGGCGGCGATTCATGGACGCTGACCAACAGTGATCGCCAATATCGGCAGCGCGCGTTTTATTACACCCACGTTTTTGCCGACCCACGCAATGCTGACGGCGTTTACGTGCTGAACACTGGGATGTATCGCTCCAACGATGGCGGAAAAACTTTCCGTCCGATTCGCGTGCCGCACGGCGACAACCATGGTTTGTGGATCGATCCTAACGATCCGAACCGCATGATTGAATCAAATGACGGCGGAGCCAACGTAAGCACGAACGGCGGAGCAAGCTGGACCAACCAGGCCAACCAGCCGACGGCGCAGTTCTATCACGTGGTCACCGACAATCGTTTCCCTTATTACCTCTACGGCTCGCAGCAGGACAACTCTTCAGTGGCGATTGCCAGCGCAGCGCCGGGTGGTATTGATCGCACCAGTTGGTATTCCGTGGGTGGGGGAGAGAGCGGCTATATTGCGCCTGATCCGCGCGATCCTGAGATTGTTTACGCCGGTTCTTACGGCGGCGAGATTACACGCTATGACCATCGCACGGAAGAGACAAAGAACGTGACGCCATGGCCAATTAATCCCATTGGAGCCGCAGCCGCAGACCAGAAATATCGCTTCCAGTGGACGGAACCGATTGTGTTTTCTCCGCACGATCCCAAGACTCTCTACTTTGCGGCACAGGTGCTTTTCAAATCGACGGACGAAGGCGTGAACTGGCAGATCATCAGTCCGGACCTCACACGCAACGACAAAAGCAAGCAGGTGGCATCCGGCGGGCCGATCACAAAAGACAATACCGGCGTTGAAGTCTATGACACAATTTTTTCTGTCGTCGAGTCTCCGGTGCAGAAAGATTTGATCTGGGCAGGCTCTGATGATGGCCTTGTGCATGTGACGACTGATGGCGGAAAGAACTGGGCCAACGTAACACCCAAAGCGATGCCGGAATGGGGCACCGTGAGCATGATTGAAGCTTCCATATATAACGCCGGCACTGCGTATGTTTCCGTGCAGCGCCACAAATTGGACGACGTTGCTCCGTATATCTTCAAGACGACTGATTTCGGTAAGACCTGGGCGAGCATCACCGGCGGCCTTCCCGCGGACGCGTTTGTCCATGCGGTGCGTGAAGACAAGAAACGCAAAGATCTGCTGTATGCCGGCACCGAACGCGGCGTGTTTTTCTCCTGGGATGACGGGGCGCATTGGGAAACGTTCCAGGGCAATCTGCCGATCTCTCCCATTTACGATCTGCTGGTGCACGGTAATGATCTGCTAGTGGCAACCCACGGACGCGCATTCTGGGCGCTGGACGATCTTTCTCCATTGCAGCAATACAAGCCAGACATGGCGAATGAAGAAGTCCATCTCTACACGCCCAGCGCAGCCAACCATACAACGTTCGGCGGCGGCTTCTTTGGCGGCGGTGGCGATCGCGGACAGAATCCTCCCAATGGTGCAGTGATCTACTATTCGCTGAAAACGGCGTTGAAGAAACCGGGCGACAAGAAGCCGGAAGAAAAGAAAGCTGAAAGCGGCGCTAGGACTGCGGCTGCAACTCCAGCCAAAGAGTCGCCGACAGAAGGCAAGGAGCCGGGACAGACGCATCCCGCAAACGCTCCGGTTCCGCCAAAGACTGAAGCCGCTGGCGAAACAATCGAGACTACGAAAGCCTCGCCCATCACGCTTGAGATTCTGGACCAAAAAGGCCAGGTTATCCGCAAATATCCACCCAAACCGCAGCAGCCAGGAGCAGAACCGGGCGAGGATGAGGGCTTCGGGCGTCCGGCCGAGCGCGGACTGCCCACGGAAGCCGGGCTCAATCGTTTTGTCTGGGACATGCGTTATGAAGGCGCGACCAAAGTACCGCATTCGCCGCTATGGAGCGGCAGTACGGACGGCCCGGAAGCAGTTCCCGGCAAATATCAGGTACGGCTAACGGTAAATGGCAAGCAATACACGGCCCCGCTGGAGATCGTTCCCGATCCGCGGCTAAAGGTCACGCAGCAGGACCTGGAAAAGCAGTTCGATCTGCTCATCAAGATCCGCGAGCGGGTTACCCAGGCGCATGAAACGGTAAACCAGATTCGCGATATCCGGGCCCAGATCACGGAGCTAAACAAGCGCCTGGACAAACAGCCGCAGGCAAAAGCCGTGGCTGACGCCGGAAAACAGCTGGACAAGAAGATGACCGAAGTGGAAGAAGTGCTGATCCAGACCAAGGCCAAAAGCGGGCAGGATGTGCTGAACTATCCCATCCGGTTGAACAATTATCTTGTCGCTTTGGGAGGAGTGGTGGAAAGCGCGGACTCGGCTCCAACCCAGGTTTCCTATGAAGTATTTGACATGCTCAGCAAACAACTGGATGAGCAATTGGCCAAATGGAAGCAGATTTTGGGCACAGACATACCGGCATTTAACGAAGTCGTAAAAAAACAGGAGGTTCCAGCGATCATCCTGGCCAAACCGGCGGACCGCTAG
- a CDS encoding TonB-dependent receptor: MKSLFYASLVLALALAAISAIAEGGIIHGTVTDPLGAVVSGAQVELLRQGKQVSVTTTDSEGKYRFLPLPAGRYQVRTTAPSFATQQSDAIYIGSSSNAALDITLKVGSVSQQVVVSATGTSLPETQTGASVSVVNSDQFQHKPEVLETLRPVAGVQVLESGQRGISESLFIRGGESKFNKVLLDGVPLNEIGGTVDFGGIFTTGIDQVEILRGPNSVLYGADALSGVVNLTTSQGSTFTPQVSYAFDAGNFNSLHNDLSFGGIFRQIDYFSEFARYDGGNISSNPNFHNGTYAGNFGWSPGASTSLRLTVRRVAAKVDVPNAIDFFGIPDDSFQTEDNTYIGATLQNQTTLHWHNLLRYGAMRQNSEFVNPSPTGIPDPFGNFLGNVLTIRGANGFSTTGQAILDFAGDYPQHFFILNNSDLLTFQSDYSFGTRLTALFAFHFENERGPKPVERTNYSYTGEVHGNLWNRLYATLGVGVEKNAVFGVAATPRASLAYYLVRPSASGVLAGTKLKFNYGQGIQEPDIFSASNSLFGLLSQLPDGPQLISQFHVGPIGAVRSRSFDGGIEQLFWDGRAKLALTFFDNHFSDEIEFVSQDGLALLGVPAEVIAQAPFGASVNSLATRSLGAESELELSLGHGFTARAAYTYLDGIVRRSFSSDELFPSFNPLFPTIPIGAFSPLVGNRPFNRAPHVASVYLGYARRKLALALSGNFVSRRDSSTFLFDSSFGSTMLLPNRNLAEAYQKIDVSGSYRLNRYIQIYSAIENLASQHYDPAPGFPALPFNFRSGIKVTIGGEGPK, translated from the coding sequence ATGAAATCGCTCTTTTATGCCAGTCTTGTGCTGGCGCTTGCACTCGCAGCTATCTCAGCCATCGCCGAGGGCGGCATCATTCACGGAACAGTCACGGATCCTCTTGGCGCCGTCGTTTCCGGCGCTCAAGTCGAGTTGCTTCGCCAAGGCAAACAAGTATCTGTAACCACGACGGATTCCGAAGGGAAGTATAGATTCCTGCCCCTTCCGGCCGGACGCTACCAGGTCAGAACCACCGCGCCATCCTTCGCGACGCAACAAAGTGACGCCATCTACATTGGAAGCAGCAGCAATGCTGCGCTTGATATCACCTTGAAGGTTGGCAGCGTGTCCCAGCAGGTAGTCGTTTCCGCCACGGGCACCAGCCTGCCGGAAACGCAGACAGGCGCTTCAGTGTCCGTGGTGAACTCAGATCAATTCCAGCACAAGCCGGAAGTGCTGGAGACGTTGCGGCCAGTTGCGGGCGTTCAGGTCCTGGAAAGTGGCCAGCGCGGGATCAGTGAATCTCTTTTCATACGCGGCGGAGAGAGCAAATTCAACAAAGTCTTGCTGGATGGCGTGCCCCTGAATGAAATCGGCGGGACGGTTGATTTTGGCGGAATCTTCACCACTGGGATCGACCAGGTTGAAATCCTTCGCGGCCCCAACAGCGTGCTTTATGGCGCTGACGCGCTTTCTGGCGTGGTGAACCTGACTACGTCACAAGGCTCAACCTTCACTCCGCAAGTCAGCTATGCGTTTGACGCAGGAAACTTCAACAGCCTGCATAACGATCTTTCTTTCGGCGGCATCTTCCGGCAGATCGATTACTTCTCAGAGTTTGCGCGATACGATGGCGGCAATATCTCCAGCAATCCTAACTTTCACAATGGAACCTATGCAGGCAACTTTGGCTGGTCTCCCGGCGCTTCCACCAGCTTGCGTCTGACGGTACGTCGAGTGGCCGCAAAGGTTGATGTTCCCAACGCAATCGATTTCTTCGGCATCCCTGACGATTCTTTTCAGACGGAAGACAATACCTACATCGGCGCGACGCTGCAGAACCAGACTACCTTGCACTGGCACAATCTGCTGCGTTACGGCGCCATGCGCCAGAACTCGGAGTTTGTGAATCCATCACCGACGGGAATACCTGATCCTTTTGGAAACTTTCTTGGGAATGTGCTGACGATTCGGGGGGCCAACGGATTCAGCACCACAGGCCAAGCCATTCTGGACTTTGCGGGCGACTATCCCCAGCATTTCTTTATCCTGAATAATAGTGACCTGCTTACGTTCCAGTCTGATTATTCGTTCGGCACTCGCCTGACCGCGCTCTTTGCTTTCCACTTTGAGAACGAACGCGGGCCCAAACCGGTGGAGCGGACCAACTATAGTTACACCGGAGAAGTGCACGGCAATTTGTGGAACCGGCTCTACGCTACGCTTGGCGTAGGGGTGGAGAAGAATGCGGTGTTCGGCGTGGCCGCCACACCTCGGGCTTCGCTAGCCTACTACCTTGTGCGGCCGAGTGCCAGCGGTGTACTTGCCGGCACCAAACTCAAATTCAATTACGGGCAGGGAATCCAGGAGCCGGACATTTTTTCCGCCAGCAATTCTTTGTTCGGGTTGCTATCGCAACTGCCAGACGGTCCGCAGCTGATATCACAGTTTCATGTAGGCCCAATTGGGGCGGTGCGGTCGCGCAGCTTTGACGGCGGCATTGAACAGCTCTTCTGGGATGGCCGCGCAAAGCTCGCTCTCACCTTTTTTGATAACCACTTCTCCGACGAGATCGAATTCGTCAGCCAAGACGGGCTTGCCTTGCTTGGTGTCCCTGCCGAGGTGATTGCGCAGGCGCCTTTCGGCGCCAGTGTCAATTCGCTGGCTACGCGTTCGCTCGGCGCGGAAAGCGAACTCGAACTCAGTCTCGGCCACGGCTTCACCGCGCGCGCTGCTTACACGTATCTCGATGGCATCGTCCGCCGGTCTTTCTCCAGTGATGAACTTTTTCCTTCGTTCAATCCTCTGTTTCCAACTATTCCAATCGGTGCCTTTTCCCCGCTGGTTGGGAACCGGCCTTTCAATCGCGCTCCCCATGTTGCCAGTGTTTATCTTGGGTATGCCCGGCGCAAGTTGGCGCTTGCTCTGAGCGGCAACTTTGTTAGCCGTCGAGACAGCAGCACGTTTCTCTTCGACTCTTCGTTTGGTTCGACTATGCTCCTTCCCAATCGAAACCTGGCCGAGGCCTACCAGAAGATTGACGTCAGCGGCAGCTACCGTCTGAACCGTTATATTCAGATTTACTCGGCCATCGAAAACCTCGCCAGCCAGCACTATGATCCGGCTCCGGGCTTTCCTGCGTTGCCGTTCAACTTCCGCAGCGGGATCAAAGTCACGATTGGTGGAGAAGGGCCCAAGTAG
- a CDS encoding thiol oxidoreductase, with protein MTRRNISVVTLTIAALFLAGAAFAQVTDPGVRSSTGVNAGQPLASISANASDLALFNSGLGQFNEHQTVTGDNVGLGPRFNLDSCGGCHSQPAPGGTSPSANVFPSVGPNPQSQVIANGTVSSSTNAIPSFVTATGPVREARFPFFFNANGTVNVNNPNGGVEDLFTVSGRADAAGCSLTQPGFAQATAANNIIFRIPTPLFGSGLIANIDDSTLLKNQAAQAGNAFGVAGAFNRNGNDGTITRFGWKAQNKSLLIFAGEAYNVEMGVSNELFQQDRPLPGEGGAGGSGLTGLPTGCLNLAHVGYPEDITHSDGTDASTSSSDVTLFAVFMEDLAPPTPSTTVPGGSTSIARGRTLFTSVGCAVCHTISLTTQASQKTAGLSSATANLFSDLEVHHMGTGLADNVSQGGAGGDQFRTAPLWGLGQRIFFLHDGRTNNLVTVVNAHGSNGSEANASLNAAAALSLTDQQNLINFLRSL; from the coding sequence ATGACGAGGCGGAACATCTCTGTTGTAACACTTACAATCGCAGCGCTTTTCCTGGCAGGAGCAGCGTTTGCCCAGGTCACCGACCCGGGAGTTCGGAGCTCGACGGGAGTTAATGCCGGCCAGCCCCTGGCATCTATTTCGGCCAATGCCAGCGATCTGGCTTTGTTCAATAGCGGACTCGGGCAGTTCAACGAGCATCAAACGGTCACGGGAGACAACGTTGGTCTCGGACCCCGCTTTAACCTTGATTCATGCGGTGGATGCCATTCTCAGCCGGCACCCGGCGGGACTAGCCCCAGCGCCAATGTCTTTCCCAGTGTGGGACCTAACCCTCAGAGCCAGGTGATTGCCAACGGCACGGTAAGCAGCAGCACCAACGCCATCCCATCTTTTGTTACAGCCACCGGCCCGGTGCGTGAAGCCCGTTTCCCGTTTTTCTTTAACGCCAACGGCACGGTCAATGTTAATAACCCGAACGGCGGAGTTGAGGACCTGTTCACCGTGAGCGGACGCGCCGATGCGGCGGGTTGCAGCCTGACGCAGCCTGGCTTTGCCCAGGCAACTGCGGCCAACAACATCATCTTCCGTATTCCCACGCCGCTGTTTGGCTCGGGATTGATAGCGAACATTGACGATTCAACCCTGCTGAAGAATCAGGCGGCCCAGGCTGGCAATGCTTTTGGCGTCGCTGGGGCCTTCAACCGCAACGGCAACGATGGCACCATCACCCGCTTTGGCTGGAAGGCGCAGAATAAATCGCTCCTGATCTTTGCCGGTGAAGCTTACAACGTCGAAATGGGCGTCAGCAACGAACTCTTCCAGCAAGACCGTCCGCTGCCGGGCGAAGGTGGCGCTGGCGGATCCGGCCTAACCGGACTTCCGACGGGCTGCCTGAACCTTGCACATGTCGGCTACCCGGAGGACATCACTCACTCTGATGGAACCGACGCCTCGACCAGCTCCAGCGACGTAACGCTGTTCGCGGTCTTCATGGAAGACCTGGCTCCGCCTACGCCTTCCACCACCGTTCCCGGCGGCTCGACTTCGATCGCCCGCGGACGTACGCTCTTTACTTCCGTTGGCTGCGCCGTATGCCATACGATATCGCTCACTACTCAGGCTTCGCAAAAGACCGCGGGCTTGAGCAGCGCCACCGCCAACCTGTTCTCCGATCTTGAGGTCCACCACATGGGCACAGGGTTGGCGGACAACGTATCGCAAGGCGGAGCCGGTGGAGACCAGTTCCGCACAGCGCCATTGTGGGGTCTGGGACAGCGGATATTCTTCCTGCACGATGGCCGCACCAACAACCTGGTCACGGTCGTCAATGCCCACGGCAGCAACGGCTCGGAGGCGAACGCCTCGCTCAACGCCGCCGCCGCTCTGAGCTTGACAGACCAACAGAACCTGATCAATTTCCTACGTTCGCTGTAA
- a CDS encoding GNAT family N-acetyltransferase: MNALFQLLSDQEIPTLMEMMREFYSQQQMQFDEAAASRAVHTTLDNPDLAQIYLIFRGPELAGYFALTFCFSLEFHGRFALLDEIYLREPFRRQKLGKAVVAFAEDLCKKAGVKALRLEVGRENQGAQSLYRAAGLKEDERNLMTKWL, encoded by the coding sequence GTGAATGCTCTCTTCCAGCTTCTCTCTGACCAGGAAATTCCCACATTGATGGAGATGATGCGCGAGTTTTATTCGCAGCAGCAGATGCAATTCGATGAAGCGGCAGCATCACGTGCTGTACACACGACGCTGGACAATCCCGACCTTGCGCAGATCTACCTCATCTTTCGCGGCCCGGAACTCGCCGGATATTTTGCACTAACGTTTTGTTTCAGCCTGGAATTTCACGGGCGCTTTGCTTTGCTCGACGAAATTTATCTTCGTGAGCCATTCCGCCGGCAGAAGCTGGGCAAGGCCGTGGTCGCGTTTGCGGAAGACCTCTGTAAAAAAGCGGGCGTTAAGGCTCTACGGCTTGAAGTGGGACGGGAAAACCAGGGCGCGCAATCACTCTATCGCGCTGCCGGGCTCAAAGAAGACGAACGGAATCTGATGACCAAGTGGCTGTAG
- a CDS encoding amidase: MLDRRSFLTVCSRFGLTATLLPGVLWAMADEKSKVTREMIDNAAAIADVRIADEYKDMMLEDLNSYTEGYDAIYKLHIKNEVAPAVIFDPVLPGMKFEMERRPIKISAAPAVAGAAPKNLEDVAFYSVRQLAELVRTKKVSSTALTEMYIARLKRYDPTLKFVITLTEERALAQAKDADREIAAGKYRGPLHGLPWGAKDLLAVKGYRTTWGAGGFENQKIDEDATVVKRLDAAGAVLVAKLTLGALAQGDKWFGGMTRNPWNTKQGSSGSSAGSASATASGCVAFAIGSETLGSISSPSTRCGTTGLRPTFGFVPRTGAMALSWTMDKLGPLCRAVEDTAIVLSAIHGPDGHDRTVHNAAFNWDANLDWRKLRVGYLKSDFELQPPPQTAPPKEEKELSEDEKKKQAEEKANRAEATARREYDHKFDEAALAKLRSMGVNLMPVEFPKYPYGAMRSILLAEAAAAFDDLTRSGRDKLLTQQTKDDWPNTFRAARFIPAVEYIQANRARTIAMELAAKVFDQVDVIVAPTFSTQLLITNLTGHPALILPNGFRGDDAPKARVRENGEVEGGGPGTPVSLTFLGQLFGEAKMLALAKAYQDATDFHRKHPQLESGDKK, encoded by the coding sequence ATGCTTGATCGCAGATCGTTTCTTACCGTTTGCTCACGTTTTGGCTTGACCGCAACGTTGCTGCCCGGAGTGCTCTGGGCCATGGCTGACGAAAAAAGCAAAGTCACGCGGGAGATGATTGACAACGCCGCCGCCATTGCTGATGTCCGTATTGCCGATGAATACAAGGACATGATGCTGGAAGACCTCAACAGCTATACCGAGGGCTATGACGCTATCTACAAGCTGCACATCAAGAATGAAGTTGCTCCGGCGGTGATTTTTGATCCCGTGCTTCCGGGAATGAAGTTTGAGATGGAGCGGCGGCCGATTAAGATTTCCGCCGCGCCCGCCGTTGCAGGCGCCGCACCTAAAAATCTGGAAGATGTGGCGTTTTATTCCGTGCGCCAACTGGCGGAGCTGGTACGAACAAAGAAGGTTTCTTCCACTGCGCTTACAGAGATGTACATTGCGCGGCTCAAGCGTTATGACCCAACTCTGAAATTCGTAATCACCTTGACGGAAGAGCGCGCGCTGGCGCAGGCCAAAGATGCCGACCGCGAAATTGCGGCAGGGAAGTATCGTGGCCCGTTGCACGGCTTGCCCTGGGGCGCAAAAGACCTGCTGGCCGTAAAGGGATATCGCACAACCTGGGGCGCGGGCGGATTTGAAAACCAGAAGATTGATGAAGACGCAACCGTCGTCAAGCGTCTTGACGCCGCTGGAGCGGTGCTGGTGGCCAAGCTCACTCTTGGCGCGCTCGCGCAGGGCGACAAATGGTTTGGCGGCATGACGCGCAATCCCTGGAACACCAAACAAGGATCAAGCGGATCGTCGGCCGGATCGGCTTCAGCTACTGCCTCCGGCTGCGTGGCCTTTGCTATCGGATCGGAAACACTGGGTTCAATTTCCTCTCCATCAACCCGCTGCGGCACAACCGGCTTGCGTCCGACATTCGGATTCGTTCCGCGCACCGGCGCCATGGCGCTTTCCTGGACCATGGACAAACTTGGCCCGCTCTGCCGCGCTGTGGAAGATACGGCCATCGTGCTGAGCGCGATCCACGGGCCTGACGGCCATGACCGCACCGTCCACAACGCAGCATTTAACTGGGACGCGAACCTTGATTGGCGCAAGCTGCGCGTCGGCTATTTGAAGTCCGATTTCGAATTACAACCGCCGCCGCAGACCGCACCGCCAAAAGAAGAAAAAGAGCTCAGTGAAGATGAAAAGAAAAAACAGGCGGAAGAAAAGGCCAATCGGGCGGAGGCCACGGCGCGTCGCGAGTACGATCACAAATTCGATGAAGCCGCTCTGGCCAAGCTCCGCTCCATGGGCGTGAACCTGATGCCCGTGGAGTTCCCCAAGTATCCTTACGGTGCCATGCGCAGTATTTTGCTGGCGGAAGCCGCCGCAGCCTTTGACGACCTGACGCGCAGCGGCCGGGATAAACTGTTGACGCAACAGACCAAGGACGACTGGCCCAACACTTTTCGCGCAGCGCGCTTCATCCCCGCGGTGGAATACATTCAGGCCAACCGCGCCCGCACAATAGCCATGGAGCTGGCGGCAAAAGTATTCGATCAGGTGGATGTCATCGTCGCGCCCACGTTCAGCACGCAACTGCTGATCACAAATTTAACTGGGCATCCGGCACTCATCCTGCCTAACGGCTTTCGTGGTGACGATGCGCCCAAGGCTCGTGTCCGTGAAAACGGCGAAGTGGAAGGCGGAGGTCCGGGTACGCCGGTCAGCCTCACGTTCCTTGGGCAGCTTTTCGGTGAAGCCAAAATGCTTGCGCTCGCCAAGGCTTACCAGGATGCGACGGACTTTCATCGCAAGCACCCACAACTGGAAAGTGGAGATAAGAAATAG
- a CDS encoding energy transducer TonB, translating to MQYRRSGFLIIICLLLSFVGWGQSIQPAQIQPAQESPAQNAPTQNAPAQNIPIQPDSPMIGGSMNGGDFSTVTHPKPEAIVPKDTIIVKGAWSSASDSTTPLPEAAALTNNVFTDEYFGITYPLPSGWMQKFTPPPPSDSGRYVLAQLGRSGSFQLGQSDSSKGENTGSIMFTAQDMFFTPLPVANARQFVNYSKNHLPEYYQVELKPTQTTIGGQSFTFFAYWSPDAELHWYVLATQIRCHALEIVLMSRNSKALQDLVLDMSNKMKLPAEASSTGGTGGGNVPVCIKDYAAGENVLERVEPVFPQQRHNPVPVRIIIDKEGKVTHIHFLSAYPEQQNVISDALKHWKFRPFERNGQRFEVETGIMFGAAPPAVLATDRAMD from the coding sequence ATGCAGTACAGACGTTCGGGTTTCCTGATCATTATTTGCCTATTGCTATCATTCGTAGGCTGGGGTCAAAGCATCCAACCAGCCCAGATCCAACCAGCCCAGGAATCCCCCGCTCAAAATGCCCCGACGCAGAATGCCCCGGCGCAAAATATCCCGATCCAGCCAGATTCCCCAATGATTGGCGGGTCGATGAATGGTGGAGATTTTTCCACTGTTACCCATCCTAAGCCTGAGGCAATCGTCCCCAAAGACACCATCATCGTCAAGGGCGCATGGTCGAGTGCCAGCGATTCCACAACTCCGTTGCCGGAAGCCGCTGCCCTGACGAACAATGTCTTCACCGACGAATATTTTGGTATCACCTATCCTCTGCCGTCGGGCTGGATGCAGAAGTTCACGCCACCGCCTCCGTCGGATTCCGGCAGGTATGTGCTGGCGCAGCTAGGCCGGAGCGGTAGCTTCCAACTGGGCCAGAGCGATAGCTCCAAAGGGGAGAACACGGGCAGTATCATGTTCACCGCCCAGGACATGTTTTTTACGCCGCTGCCCGTCGCCAATGCGCGGCAGTTTGTGAACTACTCCAAAAACCATTTGCCAGAATACTATCAAGTGGAACTCAAGCCCACGCAGACCACAATTGGCGGCCAATCCTTCACGTTCTTTGCTTATTGGTCTCCGGATGCGGAGCTGCACTGGTACGTATTGGCTACCCAGATTCGCTGCCACGCTTTGGAAATCGTATTGATGAGCCGTAATTCCAAGGCGCTGCAGGATCTGGTCCTGGATATGAGCAACAAAATGAAATTGCCGGCGGAAGCCAGCTCAACCGGAGGCACGGGCGGGGGCAATGTCCCCGTGTGCATTAAGGATTACGCAGCCGGTGAAAACGTACTTGAGCGGGTTGAGCCCGTGTTTCCACAGCAACGGCATAACCCAGTGCCTGTGCGCATCATTATTGATAAGGAAGGCAAGGTCACGCACATCCACTTTCTGAGCGCGTATCCTGAGCAGCAAAACGTCATCAGTGATGCCTTGAAGCATTGGAAGTTCAGACCTTTCGAACGGAACGGGCAGCGATTCGAGGTTGAAACCGGCATCATGTTTGGCGCAGCCCCTCCGGCTGTTCTGGCGACTGACCGGGCGATGGACTGA